The region TCGCGCGTGCTGCAGGGCGCGGTGGCGGGGCCGATGATCCCGCTGTCGCAGGCGCTGCTGCTGTCGAGCTACCCACGCGCGAAGGCGCCGATGGCGCTCGCGCTGTGGGCGATGACCACGCTGATCGCGCCGGTCGCCGGCCCGATCCTCGGCGGCTGGATCTCCGACAACTATTCGTGGCCGTGGATCTTCTACGTCAACATCCCGGTCGGCATCGCCGCCGCGGCAGTGACCTGGATGATCTATCGCAACCGCGAATCGACGGTCCGCAAGGCGCCGATCGACGGCGTCGGGCTCGCGCTGCTGGTGGTCTGGGTCGGTTCGCTGCAGATCATGCTCGACAAGGGCAAGGATCTCGACTGGTTCGCCTCGACGACGATCGTCGTGCTCGCGCTGACCGCGGTCATCGCGTTCGCCTTCTTCGTCGTATGGGAGCTGACCGCGGAGCATCCGGTCGTCGACCTGTCGCTGTTCCGGACGCGCAACTTCTCGGGCGGCACGATCGCGCTGTCGGTCGGCTACGGGCTGTATTTCGGCAATCTCGTGCTGCTGCCGCTGTGGCTGCAGACCCAGATCGGCTATACCGCGACCGACGCCGGCCTCGTGATGGCGCCCGTCGGGCTGTTCGCGATCCTGCTGTCGCCGCTCACAGGCAAGATCCTGCCGCGCACCGACCCGCGCTACATCGCGACCGCGTCGTTCCTGACCTTCGCGCTGTGCTTCTGGATGCGCTCGCGCTACACCACGGGCGTCGACGAATGGTCGCTGACGCTGCCCACGCTGGTGCAGGGAATCGCGATGGCGGGCTTCTTCATCCCGCTCGTCTCGATCACGCTGTCCGGCCTGCCCGGGCATCGGATCCCGGCCGCGTCGGGGCTGTCGAACTTCGTGCGGATCATGTTCGGCGGGATCGGTACGTCAGTGTTCCAGACCGCGTGGGATCATCGCAACAACTTCCACCATGCGCAGCTGGTCGAGCAGGCGAACGTCTACAACCCGACCTTCAACCAGGCCGTCACGCAGATGGGCAGCCTCGGCCTGACCGACCAGCAGGCCCACGGCCTCATCAACAATCTCGCGACCCAGCAGGCCGCGCAATTGGGGGTGAACGACCTGTTCTACATCTCGGCGGCGATCTTCGTGCTGCTGATCGGCCTCATCTGGATCACCAAGCCCGAACGCTCGGGCGGCGGCGATTCGAGCGCGGCGGCATCGGCCGCGCACTGAGCTGCGCGGGAAAATGACGAACGGCCCGTTGGTTTCATCGAACCAACGGGCCGTTTTCTCGCGCGGACGCCTTGCCGGCGCGCGCCCCGCGACGCATCAGGATGCCGGCCGCGGCGTCCCGCGCCCGGCCGGCGCATCAAGCGGCATCGCCGCCGCCGGCCAGCAGCCGCTTCGGGGCCAGCACGCCGCTGTTGATCACGCCCACGCCGAGCAGGCGCCCGCCCTCATCGTAGACGCGCACCGTTTCGCCGTCGGCGAACGTCTGCGCCATGCCGAGATCCTCGAGCCGGATGCGCTGCCCCTGCAACAGGCGCCGCGCGCCGTCAGCCGCGAGCGTCATGCTCGGAAACGTCGACAGCAGCGCATCGACGGGCCGCAGCCACGCATCGCGCTCGCCCTCCGCCGCATCGGACAACGCATCGAGCGTCACCGCGTGCTCGAGCGTCAGCGCGCCGACGCCCGTGCGCCGCAGCGCGACCAGGTGCGCGCCGCAACCGAGCATCTCGCCGATGTCCTCGGCAAGCGTGCGGACGTAGGTGCCCTTGCTGCAGGTCACGCGGAAGCTCACGTCAGGCAGCGCGCACGCGATCCGCTCCAGCGCGTGGATCGTGACCTGGCGGCCTTCGCGCTCGACCGTCTGTCCGGCGCGCGCGTATTCGTACAATGGCTTGCCGTCGCGCTTGAGCGCCGAGTACATCGGCGGCACCTGCACGATCTCGCCGCGGAAGCGCGCAAGCGCCGCGTCGACGGCCGCGACGTCGCAGCGCACCTCGCGCGTGTCGATCGCCTCGCCTTCGGCGTCGCCCGTGGTCGTGCGGATGCCGAGACGCATCGTCGCCTCGTAGGTCTTGTCGGCCTCGAGCAGATCCTGGGAAAACTTGGTGGCCTCGCCGAAGCACAGCGGCAGCAGGCCGGACGCCAGCGGATCGAGCGTGCCGGTATGGCCGGCCTTCTTGGCGAGATAGAGGCGCTTCGCGCGGATCAGCGCATCATTGCTGGACAGCCCGATGGGCTTGTCGAGCAACAGCACGCCGTCGAGCATGCGGCGCGGCACGCGCGGACGTTGTGGTGCAGTCGTCATGGTCATGCGGCGCTCGTTCAGTCGTCCTTCGCCCGCGTCGCATTCGCCTCGTCGATCAGGCGCGACATCTCGTGCGCCTTCTCGGTCGTCTTGTCGTAATGGAAGTGCAGCGTCGGCACGGTATGGATGTGCAGGCGCTTGAACAGCAGGTTGTGCAAGTGGCCCGCGGCGTGGTTCAACGCCTCCTGGGTCGCGGCGGGATCGCCGGTCAGCACCGTGAAATAGACCTTCGCATGCGCGTAATCCGGCGTCAGCTCGACGCTCTGGATCGTCACGATGCCGATCCGCGGGTCCTTGACCTCGCGCATGATGAGTTCGGACAGGTCGCGCTGGATCTGGTCCGCGATCTGCACGTTGCGATTGGGAGAAGTACGTTTCTTCGACATGATCAATCCGACATTCCGTTCTGCGGGCAGCGGGCCGGCGACGCTCGATGCGCCGCCGCCATGAAAAATGGGCGGGACAGGCCCAAGCCTGCCCCGCCCATGAGCCTGCGCGCCGTGATTACAAGGTACGCGCGACTTCCGTGACCTCGAAGACTTCGAATTGATCGCCTTCAACGATGTCGTTGAAATTCTTGATCGACATACCGCATTCGAAGCCCTGCTTCACTTCCTTCACATCGTCCTTGAAGCGCTTGAGCGAATCGAGCTCGCCCGTGAAGATGACGACGTTGTTGCGCAGCACGCGCACCGACGACGAGCGCTTGACCAGGCCGTCCGTGACCATACAGCCGGCCACCGCGCCGATCTTCGGCACCTTGAACACCTGGCGCACCTCGACCATGCCCGTGACCGTCTCGCGCTTTTCCGGCGCCAGCATGCCCGACATCGCCGCCTTCACCTCATCCACGGCGTCGTAGATGATGTTGTAGTAGCGGATGTCGATGCCGTTCGACTCGGCGAGACGCCGCGCCTGTGCATCGGCGCGCGTGTTGAAGCCGATGATGACCGCCTTCGATGCCGTCGCGAGGTTGACGTCGCTTTCGCTGATGCCACCGACCGCGCTGTGGACGATCTGCACGCGCACTTCGCTCGTCGACAGCTTGACGAGCGACTGCACGAGCGCTTCCTGCGAGCCCTGCACGTCAGCCTTGATGATGAGGGGCAGGTTCTGCACCTCGCCCTCGCCCATCTGCTCGAGCATGCTTTCGAGCTTCGCGGCCTGCTGCTTCGCGAGCTTGACGTCGCGGAACTTGCCCTGGCGGAACAGCGCGATTTCGCGCGCCTTGCGCTCGTCCGGCAGCACGATGACTTCCTCGCCTGCGCCCGGCACTTCCGACAGACCCTGGATCTCGACCGGAATCGACGGGCCGGCTTCCTTGGTCGGCTTGCCGTTCTCATCGAGCATCGCACGGACCCGGCCGTAAGCGGTGCCCGCAAGCACGACGTCGCCGCGGTTCAGCGTACCGGACTGCACGAGGATCGTCGCGACCGGCCCCTTGCCCTTGTCGAGCTTGGCTTCGATCACGATGCCCTTCGCCGGCGCCTCGACCGGCGCCTTCAGTTCGAGCACTTCGGCCTGCAGCAACACGTTCTCGAGCAGGTCGTCGATACCCGTGCCCGCCTTGGCGGACACCGGCACGAACGGCGAATCGCCACCGTATTCTTCCGGCACGACGCCTTCCGCGACCAGTTCCTGCTTCACGCGGTCCGGATTCGCTTCCGGCTTGTCGATCTTGTTGATCGCCACGACGATCGGCACGCCACCCGCCTTTGCGTGGGCAATGGCTTCCTTCGTCTGCGGCATCACGCCGTCGTCGGCCGCGACCACCAGGACCACGATGTCGGTTGCCTTCGCACCGCGGGCACGCATGGCCGTGAAGGCCTCGTGACCCGGCGTGTCGAGGAACGTGACGACGCCGCGCGGCGTCTCGACGTGGTAAGCGCCGATGTGCTGCGTGATCCCGCCCGCTTCACCGGCCGCCACCTTCGCGCGACGGATGTAGTCGAGCAGCGAGGTCTTGCCGTGGTCGACGTGGCCCATGACCGTGACGACCGGCGGACGCGGCAGTTGCTCCGCGTCGCTGCCCGTTTCGCCTTCGACCAGCAGCGCTTCCGGATCGTCCAGCTTCGCCGCGACCGCCCGGTGCCCCAGTTCCTCGACGATGATCATCGCCGTTTCCTGGTCCAGCACCTGGTTGATCGTGACCATCTGGCCGAGCTTCATCATGATCTTGATGACTTCCGACGCCTTCACCGACATCTTGTGCGCCAGGTCGGCGACCGAGATGGTTTCCGGCACGTGCACTTCACGCACGATCGGCTCGGTCGGCGCCTGGAACGACGACCCGTTGTCCTGGTGCTTGCCGCGCCCCTTCGGGCCGCCGCGCCAGCCGCGGTCGACGCCGCCGCTCGAATCGCCGCGCGTCTTGATGCCGCGGCGCTTCGCCGCGTCGTCCTGCCAGCCGCCCTTGCCACCCGGCTTCTTGCGGTCGCCCGCGGGCGCCGTGGTGGTGGTCGCCGGCGCGGCCGCGCCGGCCGGCTTCTTCGCAGCAGCCGGACGCGCCGTCTCGCCAGCCGGCTTGGCCGGCTTGTGCAGCGTGCCCTTGGCCTCGGCGGCCTTCGGCGGCTCGGCCGGCTTCGGCGGCTCGGGCGCCTTCACCTGGGCCTTGCGCGGCGTATTCATCATCTCGCGAATCGCGCGCGCTTCCGCCTCGGCGGCCTCGCGACGCTTGCGAATTTCTTCTTGTTCGGCGCGTGCCTTGTCCGCCGCCTCGCGGGCTGCGTCTTCGGCCTTCTTCGCCGCTTCGCGCTGCGCCGCGCGATCCGCGGCGGCGCGCTCGTCTTCCTGCGTCTGCACTTGTGCTTCCTTCGCCTGCTCTTCTTCCTTGGCGGCAGCAACCTGCTGCGCCACCTGCGCCACCTGAGCGGCTTCCGCAGCACGCTTCGCGGCTGCGTCTTCCTCGGCGCGGCGACGCTCGGCCTCGGCCGCCTCTTCCTTGGCCCGACGCTCGGCTTCCTCGCGTTCCAGGCGTTCCTGGCGCTCGCGCAGTTCCTGCGCCTGCTTCTCGAGCAGTTCCGCCTCGCGACGCGCCTCTTCTTCGCGACGCTTCAGATCCGCATCGGTTTCCGCATCCTGAGCCTGCTGATCGTGCTCGGCACCGGTCTCGCTCACGTCGTCACGCTTGACGAACGTGCGCTTCTTGCGCACCTCGACCTGAATGGTGCGAGCCTTGCCCGTCGCGTCGGCCTGCTTGATCTCCGACGTATGCCGGCGGGTCAGCGTGATCTTGCGCTTGTCGCCATCGGTCGCGCCGTGCGATTTACGCAAATGATCGAGCAGACGCGCCTTGTCCGTCTCGGACAGCGCATCGTCTTCACTCGCTTTCTGGACGCCCGCTGCCTGCAGCTGTTCGAGCAGCACACCAGCAGGCATTTTCAGTTCCGCGGCAAATTGGGCTACGTTGTTACTCGCCATTCATTCCTCTTAGTGCAAGGACCGATTCCTTGCGGTTAGCATCGGGTCAGGCCTTCCGGCCGCCAGCAAATCAATGCGCCATGTTCATATCTCACTGAAACCAGTGTTCGCGCGCCTTCATGATCAGCGCCTTTGCAGCTTCTTCTTCCATCCCGGTCATCTCGACCAGTTCGTCGACAGCCAGCTCGGCGAGATCGTCACGCGTCTGCACGCCCTGCTCGGCCAGCTTCGTGAGCAGTTCCGGCGTGAGGCCATCGAGACTTTTCAGATCGAGCGCGGCGTTTTCGACTTTCTCTTCGTTTGCGATCGCCATCGTCAGCAGCGCATCGCGCGCGCGGTTGCGCAGCTCGTGGACGGTGTCTTCGTCGAAAGCCTCGATTTCGAGCATTTCGTTCAACGGCACGTAGGCGATCTCTTCGAGGCTCGTGAAGCCTTCGTCGATCAGGATGTCCGCGACTTCCTCGTCGACGTCGAGGCGCGCCATGAACAGGCCGCGCAGCGTGTCGCGCTCCTCGTTCTGCTTCAGCGCGGATTCGTCCGGCGTCATGATGTTGATCTGCCAGCCGGTCAGTTCGCTCGCGAGGCGCACGTTCTGACCGCTGCGGCCGATCGCGATGGCCTGTTCGTTTTCGTCGACGACGACATCCATCGAGTGCTTTTCTTCATCGACGACGATCGACTGGACCGCTGCCGGCGCGAGCGCGCCGATCACGAACTGGGCAGGATCCTCCGACCATAGCACGATGTCGATGTTTTCGCCACCAAGCTCATTGCGCACGGCCTGCACACGCGAACCGCGGATGCCGACGCAGGTGCCGATCGGATCGATGCGCTTGTCGTAGGCGACCACGCCGATCTTCGCGCGCACGCCCGAATCACGCGCGGCCGCCTTGATCTCCAGCAGCCCCTGCTCGATCTCGGGCACTTCCATCTCGAACAGCTTCATCAGGAATTCGGGCGCGGTGCGCGACAGCTCGATCTGCGGACCGCGTGCGGTGCGATCGACCTTCGCGATATAGGCGCGCACGCGATCGCCGACCCGCAGGTTTTCCTTCGGAATCAGCTGGTCGCGGCGCAGCAGCGCCTCGACGCGGCCCGATTCGACGATGAAATTGCCCTTGTCGAGCCGCTTGACCGTGCCGGTCATGATCTTCTCGCCGCGCTCGAGGTAGTCGTTCAGGATCTGCTCGCGCTCCGCGTCGCGCACCTTCTGCAGGATCACCTGCTTGGCGGCCTGCGCGCCGATCCGGCCGAATTCGATCGAGGGCACCGGTTGCTCGATGTACTCGCCGACTTCGACGTCGGGGTGGTCTTCACGCGCCTCGAACAGCAGGATCTCGCGGTCCGGCTCTTGCAGGCCGGCCTCATCGGGTACGACGAGCCAACGCCGGAAGGTTTCGTGTTCGCCGCTCTCACGATCGATCTGGACGCGGATTTCGGCGCCTTCGTCGAACAGCTTCTTGGATGCGGATGCGAGCGCCGCCTCGAGGGCGCCCAGCACCACATCCTTGTCGACGTTCTTCTCGCGCGCCAGCGCATCCACCAGCATCAACACTTCGCGACTCATTGTTTGCGGCTCCTAAAATCAACGTGCGGAATCAGGCGGGCTTTGTCGATATCGGCCAGCGTGAAATCCAGCATGGCCGCCTCGCCCTTCTTCCTCTCAAATTCCAAACCGATCGTTTCGCCATTCGGCGCATGCAGGATGCCCCGGTAGGTCTTGCGGCCATCCAGCGGTTTCTTCAGGGTGATGACGATTTCGCTGCCCGCGAATCGTTCGAAATCAGTCAGCTTCTTCAACGGGCGGTCGAGTCCCGGGGACGAGACTTCGAGCCGTTCGTAATCGATGTTTTCGACCGTCAATACGTGCTGGAGCTGACGCGTGACCTTCTCGCAATCCTCGATCGCGATGCCGGCGGGCTGATCGATGTAGACGCACAGCATGCCGCGCCCGGTGCGCTCGAGATCGACCAGCTCGTAACCGAGCCCGGTGACCGTGGTTTCTATCAGTTCCGTCAGTTGCACAGTGTCCTCTCAGGTGTTCGCGCCCGCCGTTCGCGATTCACCCGCAGACGCGCGCCTTAGCTGGCGCGGAAGCGCTACCCGAGATGCCTAACCGTTTCAGCAAAAAAAAATGGGCGGAACGCCCATCTTCTTACCGTTGGTCGCACCTGAGCCGCACATCAAAAAACCCGCACGCCCAGCGACTTCGCGATTATAGCGTTTTTTGGCCCGAACGCAAAGCGGGAGCCCGCAAAACCCGCCTTGCGCGGCGATTTTGCGGGCCGTGGACGGGCTTTCGGCAACACCGGAACCCGCAACGGGTTCAGCGCCCGCGCGAGCGGTTGCGCGGCTGCTGCGCGCGCTGACCGCCGCGCCCGCCGCCCGCCGCATTGCCCTCGGCGCGGTTGCCGTTGCCGTTTGCGTTGCGGCCGCCGCCCTTGCCGGCAGCGCCGCGCTTGTTGCCGTTCGCACCGCCGTACGACATGCGATTGCCGTCGACGTCGCGGCCGCCCGCGCGGTTGCCGTTAGCGTTGCCGCCACCGTTGCCGTTGCCCGCCCGGTTGCCGAAGCCGCCGCCGTTGCCGCCACCATTACCCGAACGGTTGCCGTAGCCGCCGCTGCCGCCATTGCCCGGGCGATTGCCGTAGCCGGCGCCGCTCGGCAGGCCGCCATAGCTGGCGCCCACGCCGAACGCGCTGCCCGCCGCGCCACGCCGGCCGCCGCCGCGTCGCGGCTGGTCGAGCTGGCCATGCGTCGTCAGCACCGGCTCGCGGTTGAGGAAGCCCATCGAGGTTTGCATCGGGTCCGGCTGACGACGCTCGGCCTGATCGGCGCCACCGCCCCGCTTCGCCTTGTCCTCGCTCGGCGCCTTCAGGCCGACCGAGGCCATCAGACGACGGACTTCCGCCTCCTCCAGCTCCTCCCAGCGGCCGCGCTTCAGCCCGCGCGGCAACCCGATCGGACCGTGGCGCGTACGAATCAGGCGGCTCACCATCAGCCCGGCCGCCTCGAACATGCGTCGCACCTCGCGGTTGCGCCCTTCCGCCAGCGCCACGTGGTACCAGTGATTGGTGCCCTCGCCGCCGCCGTCACGGATGCGCAGGAAGTTCGCAGGACCGTCCTCCAGCTCGACGCCGTGCAGCAGCTTCTGGCGCATTCCTTCCGACAACTCGCCGACCACCCGCACCGCATACTCGCGCTCGACGCTGTAACGCGGGTGCATGAAGCGGTTCGCGAGATCGCCGGAGGTCGTCAGCATGAGCAGACCTTCGGTGTTGAAGTCGAGCCGGCCGACCGCCAGCCATTTCGCCGTCTTCATCGGCGGCAGGCGGTCGAACACCGACGCGCGCCCTTCCGGATCGGCGTGGCTCACGATCTCGCCCGTCGGCTTGTGATAGATCAGCACGCGCGGCGGCTTGTTCGGCAGCTTGCGCCTGACCGGCTTGCCGTTGATCCGCACCTGGTCGGTCGGCATGATGCGCTGGCCGATGTGAGCCGGCTCGCCGTTCACCGACACCCGGCCGGCCACGATCAGCTCTTCCATCTCGCGGCGCGAACCCATGCCGGCCTCCGCCAGCACCTTGTGCAGCTTCGGCGCGTCATCGTCCGGCGCCAGCACACGCTTGCTGGCCTGACGACCGCGGCGCAGCATCGGCGCGTGCGCGCCGCCTTCCGCCTCGTTGTCGGCATCGAATGCCGGCGACGTCACGTAGGCGAACACATCGTCCTGGCCGGCCTCGCCCGCGGCGCCCTCGGCAGCCGCGGCGGCGCCCCGCTTGCCCTTGGGAGCAGCCTGCCCCTGGCGCGCAGCCCCTTCTCGCTTGCCGGCCGCCGGCTTGCGCGGCGCCTTGGCCGCGCCTTCCTTGCGCGGCGCCCGTGCGGGCGGCTGCGCCTCGTCGCCGGCTTCCGGCGCGTCGACCGCGCCTTCCGCGCCGTCGCCGGTCTTCGATTTGGCCGCCGCCCGGCGGCGTGCGATCAGGCTGCGCGGACCGCGCCGCAGGCCGCGGCGCGGGCGTTGCTCGTCGCCGCCGGCGTCCTGAGCCTGCTGCTCGGGCGCTCCGTCGGCCCGCGCCGCCTGAACGGCATGCGCGGATTCAGACGCATCAGTGTCGTGGGTATCTGTCAAAACAACCTCAAAGTGTCAGGTCTCGCGCCCGTCGCGGGCGCGGCATGGGTTCGCCGCCTCAGGCGCGGCGCTGCGCGGGTTCTGCTTCGTCCGGCGGCTCGCTCGCGGGGGTCGCTTCGCTTGCGCTGCGCACAGCATCGGCGAGACTGTCGGGGGTATCCTCCAACGTCTCCGGCTGCGCCCGGTCCGGACCGGCGTCATGCGGGATGCCACCGATCGCGCCGCGGTCTTCCTCCGCCGCCTGTCCGGACGCCGCTTCGGCGACATCCGGTGCGCGGTTTGCTGCTTCCGGCGCCTGCCGGTCTGGATCGACCGGGACGCCGGGGTGTTCTTCCTCGCTCGCATCGGCGACGGCTTCCGACATCGCCTCCGATCCGGCCGGCGCCTCCGCGTCGGGCCCGCCTTCCGGCAATCCGCTTGCGGCGCTCGGCACGTCGGCCGCCGGTTCGCCGTCCGGCGCGGGCTCGACCGCATCGGCCTGCGCTCCATCCGCGAAATCGATCGACTGCTGCGCGAGCAAGCTGGCCTCGAGATGCGCCGCGGGCTCCTCGAGCGCAGGCAGTTCGTCCAGCGCCTTCAGCCCGAGATCGTCGAGAAACTGCTTGGTGGTCGCGTACAGCGCCGGGCGCCCCGGTACGTCGCGATGACCGATCACCTCGATCCAGCCGCGATCCTCGAGTTGCTTCACGACCTGCGTATTCACGGTCACGCCGCGAATTTCCTCGATATCGCCGCGCGTCACCGGCTGCCGGTACGCGATGATCGCAAGCGTCTCCAGCACCGCGCGCGAATACTTCGGCGGTTTTTCAGGATGCAGGCGGTCGAGATACGTGCGCATCGCGGGCTTGCTCTGAAAGCGCCACCCCGATGCGAGGCCGACAAGCTCGACGCCCCGCCCGGACCATTCCTGTTTTAGATCTTCGATCAATGTTCGGACTGTATCGGCCGACACGCTGTCGGCAAAGAGCTTGCGCAGATCGCCGAGCTTCAGCGGCTCCTGTGCGCAGATCAAAGCAGTCTCGAGGACGATCTTCGCCTCTTGGGTATTCATGCAGCTAGGCCAGACCCTGTGGTCAAACGAACCGGATCAATAAAAACAGACGAATAGGAACAGAAGACGCGCTCGCCCGATTCTGATCGGTCATATTGATGGGAGCACGAACCGGGGGTGGCGAAACGACGACCTTCAAGCCTGACCCAAACCGGACGGAACAGCGCGAAGCCATGATGGAATCGCGTGACTGAACGCCATCTTACGCAAAATCGCGCAGTGCGTAAAGATCATGTGCATAGGTCAAAAGACAGGCCGGAACGTCGGCGCGGCGGGCGGGCCGCGCCCGGCCGCCGCCCGCGCCCCGCGCGATGCCGCATCAGTCGAGCTCCTCCGAACGCGGCGGCATGTCCTTCACCAGCCCCCAGATCGCCTCGGCCGCGGGCGACAACGAGCGGTCGCGCCGCCGCACCAGCTCGACCGTGCGCTCCGCGCGCGGCGTGAGCGGCCGCGCGACGAGCGACGAACCGGCCGGCAGCGGCAGCGAAAGCCACGGCAGCACGCTGACGCCGACCCCCGCCTCGACCAGTCCGAACACCGTCGCGGAATGCCCCAATTCCTGTACCACCGGCGCGGCCACCCGGTGGGCCGCGAGCGCCGCGTCGATCAGCGGCCGGCTTCCGGATGCGTAATCGAGCAGCACCAGCCGCTCTCCGTCGAGCGCGGTCCAGGGCACGCTGTCGCGGGCCGCGAGCGGATGGTCGGCGCGCGCGACCAGGCAAAACGAATCGGTCATCAACGGCTCGCACACCACCTCGCCGACGGCGAGCGGCCCGATCACCACGCCGAAATCCACCTCCCCCGACTTCACTTTGTGGAGCACGTCGCTCTGCACATCATCACGCAACCCGAGCGTGACGAACGGAAACTGCCGCTCGCATGCGGCCACGACCCGCGGCATCAGGCGGCACGCGATCGTCGGGCTCGCGGCGACGATCACCCGGCCACGACGCTGCTCGCCGATCTCCCGGATCTCCCGCAGCGCGTCGTCGAGATCCACGAGCAGGCGCGACACGCTCGCGATCAGATTCGAGCCGACGTCGGTCAACTGCACGTCGCGCGTCGTCCGGTCGATCAGCTTGAGCCCGATCTCTCCCTCGAGTTCGCGCACGCAGCGGCTGACCGCGGACTGGGTCAGACCGATCTCGTCCCCCGCCCGGCTGAAGCTCCTGAGCCGCGCCACGGCGATGAACACCCGCAACTGCCGAAGGGTGATATTCATTGGCTAACCTCATCAATCCGATTCATCCATGCGCAATTCTATTGCGTCCCGCCGCCATCCTGCACGCATGTCTCGCTGCGGTGCAGCAGGTCCCGCCACGCACGCAGCTCGGGCCCTATTGCACAAGATTGGTGATTCTCCTTATTTGCGCGATGGTCATTTTGGCGTCTTATACGCCCCTAGCTGACATAGCAGTCGGCCCGCTGCCAAGCGGCTTTTGAGGTAGTGGTCACAGACGTGGCACGCTTCGTGCATTAGCTGGCGTACAGGGTCGCGGGCATCGTGCGGCAATCGCTGCGCGACGCGCTCGGCACCCCCACCCGGCACCCGCCATCCCGGGTGCTTGAAGAGTGCGCGGCGCAGGGCAGCGCACCGGAGTTAGCTTCGCTGAGGTGAGGACATGATGCTGTTCGACGATTTGAGAGATAACGAATGGGCGCTGGTCGAGGGACTGTTCTGCTCGGAGCCTGCACGCAATGAGCGTCGTGGCCGTCCGCGCGTGGAAGCACGCTCGGTGGTGAACGCCGTTCTGTGGGTGCTGTCGACGGGCGAAGGCTGGTCGAAGCTGCCCGGCCGCTATCCGTCGCCGCCGACCTGCCGTCGACGCTTCGACGAATGGCAGGCCGACGGCACGCTCGCCGAGGTCGTCAAGCGCCTCGGAACGGGCGGGCGACAGATCTCGCTGCGCGGGCGCATCGGCGCAAGCGCGGTCAAGCCACCCGCGCCGCCGAGCCGCGACCGGCTGCGCGGCGCGTTCTGGACCAATCCGGAATCCTGGCGCGCCCCCGTCAAGATGGCCTGACTCCCGACTGGGCGGCATCACAGCCGCCCAGTTTCATTTCCGGGCCGTACACGCCTCGCCCGTCGCCGG is a window of Burkholderia sp. FERM BP-3421 DNA encoding:
- a CDS encoding DHA2 family efflux MFS transporter permease subunit → MAQPQASYPPLQGGQLVLGTIAVSLAVFMNVLDTSIANVAIPTISGDLGVSSDQGTWVITSFAVANAISVPLTGWLTDRIGQVRLFLASIILFVISSWLCGLAPTLPFLLASRVLQGAVAGPMIPLSQALLLSSYPRAKAPMALALWAMTTLIAPVAGPILGGWISDNYSWPWIFYVNIPVGIAAAAVTWMIYRNRESTVRKAPIDGVGLALLVVWVGSLQIMLDKGKDLDWFASTTIVVLALTAVIAFAFFVVWELTAEHPVVDLSLFRTRNFSGGTIALSVGYGLYFGNLVLLPLWLQTQIGYTATDAGLVMAPVGLFAILLSPLTGKILPRTDPRYIATASFLTFALCFWMRSRYTTGVDEWSLTLPTLVQGIAMAGFFIPLVSITLSGLPGHRIPAASGLSNFVRIMFGGIGTSVFQTAWDHRNNFHHAQLVEQANVYNPTFNQAVTQMGSLGLTDQQAHGLINNLATQQAAQLGVNDLFYISAAIFVLLIGLIWITKPERSGGGDSSAAASAAH
- the truB gene encoding tRNA pseudouridine(55) synthase TruB; translation: MTTAPQRPRVPRRMLDGVLLLDKPIGLSSNDALIRAKRLYLAKKAGHTGTLDPLASGLLPLCFGEATKFSQDLLEADKTYEATMRLGIRTTTGDAEGEAIDTREVRCDVAAVDAALARFRGEIVQVPPMYSALKRDGKPLYEYARAGQTVEREGRQVTIHALERIACALPDVSFRVTCSKGTYVRTLAEDIGEMLGCGAHLVALRRTGVGALTLEHAVTLDALSDAAEGERDAWLRPVDALLSTFPSMTLAADGARRLLQGQRIRLEDLGMAQTFADGETVRVYDEGGRLLGVGVINSGVLAPKRLLAGGGDAA
- the rbfA gene encoding 30S ribosome-binding factor RbfA produces the protein MSKKRTSPNRNVQIADQIQRDLSELIMREVKDPRIGIVTIQSVELTPDYAHAKVYFTVLTGDPAATQEALNHAAGHLHNLLFKRLHIHTVPTLHFHYDKTTEKAHEMSRLIDEANATRAKDD
- the infB gene encoding translation initiation factor IF-2 translates to MASNNVAQFAAELKMPAGVLLEQLQAAGVQKASEDDALSETDKARLLDHLRKSHGATDGDKRKITLTRRHTSEIKQADATGKARTIQVEVRKKRTFVKRDDVSETGAEHDQQAQDAETDADLKRREEEARREAELLEKQAQELRERQERLEREEAERRAKEEAAEAERRRAEEDAAAKRAAEAAQVAQVAQQVAAAKEEEQAKEAQVQTQEDERAAADRAAQREAAKKAEDAAREAADKARAEQEEIRKRREAAEAEARAIREMMNTPRKAQVKAPEPPKPAEPPKAAEAKGTLHKPAKPAGETARPAAAKKPAGAAAPATTTTAPAGDRKKPGGKGGWQDDAAKRRGIKTRGDSSGGVDRGWRGGPKGRGKHQDNGSSFQAPTEPIVREVHVPETISVADLAHKMSVKASEVIKIMMKLGQMVTINQVLDQETAMIIVEELGHRAVAAKLDDPEALLVEGETGSDAEQLPRPPVVTVMGHVDHGKTSLLDYIRRAKVAAGEAGGITQHIGAYHVETPRGVVTFLDTPGHEAFTAMRARGAKATDIVVLVVAADDGVMPQTKEAIAHAKAGGVPIVVAINKIDKPEANPDRVKQELVAEGVVPEEYGGDSPFVPVSAKAGTGIDDLLENVLLQAEVLELKAPVEAPAKGIVIEAKLDKGKGPVATILVQSGTLNRGDVVLAGTAYGRVRAMLDENGKPTKEAGPSIPVEIQGLSEVPGAGEEVIVLPDERKAREIALFRQGKFRDVKLAKQQAAKLESMLEQMGEGEVQNLPLIIKADVQGSQEALVQSLVKLSTSEVRVQIVHSAVGGISESDVNLATASKAVIIGFNTRADAQARRLAESNGIDIRYYNIIYDAVDEVKAAMSGMLAPEKRETVTGMVEVRQVFKVPKIGAVAGCMVTDGLVKRSSSVRVLRNNVVIFTGELDSLKRFKDDVKEVKQGFECGMSIKNFNDIVEGDQFEVFEVTEVARTL
- the nusA gene encoding transcription termination factor NusA — its product is MSREVLMLVDALAREKNVDKDVVLGALEAALASASKKLFDEGAEIRVQIDRESGEHETFRRWLVVPDEAGLQEPDREILLFEAREDHPDVEVGEYIEQPVPSIEFGRIGAQAAKQVILQKVRDAEREQILNDYLERGEKIMTGTVKRLDKGNFIVESGRVEALLRRDQLIPKENLRVGDRVRAYIAKVDRTARGPQIELSRTAPEFLMKLFEMEVPEIEQGLLEIKAAARDSGVRAKIGVVAYDKRIDPIGTCVGIRGSRVQAVRNELGGENIDIVLWSEDPAQFVIGALAPAAVQSIVVDEEKHSMDVVVDENEQAIAIGRSGQNVRLASELTGWQINIMTPDESALKQNEERDTLRGLFMARLDVDEEVADILIDEGFTSLEEIAYVPLNEMLEIEAFDEDTVHELRNRARDALLTMAIANEEKVENAALDLKSLDGLTPELLTKLAEQGVQTRDDLAELAVDELVEMTGMEEEAAKALIMKAREHWFQ
- the rimP gene encoding ribosome maturation factor RimP, with the protein product MQLTELIETTVTGLGYELVDLERTGRGMLCVYIDQPAGIAIEDCEKVTRQLQHVLTVENIDYERLEVSSPGLDRPLKKLTDFERFAGSEIVITLKKPLDGRKTYRGILHAPNGETIGLEFERKKGEAAMLDFTLADIDKARLIPHVDFRSRKQ